In Anaerococcus prevotii DSM 20548, the genomic window ACAAGTCACGAAGACTACGACAAAATTGGGGCAGGAGATCAAGGAATGGTATTTGGTTATGCTGATAATGAAAGCGATGAATATCTTCCCCTATCAGTAGTCTATGCCCAAAAGCTATCCAAAAAGCTAAGCGATGTGAGACGTGACGGAACTCTTTCTTACCTAAGACCAGATGGAAAGAGTCAAGTAACTGTGGAATACGACGATGGGGTGCTAAAAAGAATTGACTCAATCGTAATCTCAGCCCAACACAGCCCAGAAGTATCCTTAGAAAAAATTAAAGAAGACATCAAAAGAGAAGTGATCGATAAAGTAATTGATTCTTCCCTAATGGATGAGGATACTAAGATTTACGTAAACCCAACAGGCAAGTTTGTAATCGGAGGACCTAAGGGCGATAGTGGACTTACAGGAAGAAAAATAATAGTAGATACCTACGGTGGATATTCTAAGTCAGGTGGAGGAGCCTTCTCAGGAAAAGATCCAACAAAGGTAGACAGGTCCGCTGCCTACATGGCAAGATATGCAGCCAAAAACATGGTCGCAGCAGGACTTGCTGACAAGTTGGAAATCGGCCTATCCTATGCTATAGGAGTTGCAAGACCCCTATCAATCTATGTAGATAGCTTTGGCACAGGTAAATACGATGACGAAAAGATTCTAGAGATTGTAAAAGAAAACTTTGACTTTAGACCTCAAGCTATAATAGACAAACTAGATCTTAGAAGACCAATCTATAAAAAGACTGCAGCCTTTGGTCACTTTGGAAGAGATGACAATGACTTTACTTGGGAAAGAGTCGATAAGAAAGATGAATTAAAGAAATACTAGGAGATGATATGGCAAGACTAAGAAAATCTATAGCGATAGATTTAGGAACTGCTTCTGTCTTAGTGTATGTCGCTGGCAAGGGAATAGTTCTAGAAGAGCCTTCTGTCATAGCGATAGATGTACTAACTGATGATATACTTGCGGTAGGCAGTGAGGCGAAAAAGCTTATCGGGAGGACTCCAGGCAATATCAAGGCCATAATGCCTATGAAAGATGGGGTAATTTCTGACTTTAAAGCTACAGAAAGAATGCTAAAATATTTCTTGGATAAGGCAGTAA contains:
- the metK gene encoding methionine adenosyltransferase, whose protein sequence is MKRLITSESVTEGHPDKVCDQISDAILDECLKQDKNSRVACETVTTTGLVLVVGEISTEAYAPIEKIVRDTIKEIGYEDPSLGFDYSNVAVLTSLIEQSSDIAQGVDSAQDYETSHEDYDKIGAGDQGMVFGYADNESDEYLPLSVVYAQKLSKKLSDVRRDGTLSYLRPDGKSQVTVEYDDGVLKRIDSIVISAQHSPEVSLEKIKEDIKREVIDKVIDSSLMDEDTKIYVNPTGKFVIGGPKGDSGLTGRKIIVDTYGGYSKSGGGAFSGKDPTKVDRSAAYMARYAAKNMVAAGLADKLEIGLSYAIGVARPLSIYVDSFGTGKYDDEKILEIVKENFDFRPQAIIDKLDLRRPIYKKTAAFGHFGRDDNDFTWERVDKKDELKKY